The Zingiber officinale cultivar Zhangliang chromosome 10A, Zo_v1.1, whole genome shotgun sequence genome contains a region encoding:
- the LOC122027213 gene encoding sulfite reductase [ferredoxin], chloroplastic-like isoform X3, protein MAASTPAAGVESKIRIPGFQGLRSSVLVPLGREIGPFPIGRSSRSSSVIRAVSTVRPRIKPDNTEVKRSKVELFKEQSNFLRFPLNEELRSEAPNINEAATQLIKFHGSYQQTNRDERGAKSYQFMLRTKNPCGKVPNKLYLVMDDLADEFGIGTLRLTTRQTFQLHGILKKNLQTVMSTIIKNMGSTLGACGDLNRNVLAPAAPFVKKEYVFAQVTAENIAALLTPQSGAYYDLWVNGGKILSAEHPEVVKARNDNSHGTNFTDLPEPIYGSQFLPRKFKIAVTVPTDNSVDILTNDIGVVLVSSDDGEPQGFNIYVGGGMGRTHRVGTTFPRLGEPLGFVAKEDILYAIKAIVVTQRENGRRDDRKYSRMKYLISTWGIEKFRSVVEHYYGKKFENFRELPEWEFKSYLGWHEQGDGAMFCGLHIDNGRIGGKMKQTLREIIEKYKLNVRITPNQNLILCDIRRSWRRPITTALAQAGLLLPRYVDPLNITSMACPALPLCPLAITEAERGIPEILKRVRAVFDKVGLKYNESVVIRVTGCPNGCARPYMAELGLVGDGPNSYQVYQQN, encoded by the exons ATGGCGGCCTCGACGCCGGCGGCGGGCGTGGAATCGAAAATCCGCATCCCGGGATTCCAGGGGCTCCGATCGTCCGTATTGGTTCCTCTCGGGAGAGAAATCGGTCCTTTTCCAATCGGACGCTCTTCGAGGTCTTCCTCCGTTATCAGAGCCGTCTCCACGGTGAGACCG CGTATAAAGCCGGATAATACTGAAGTAAAGAGGAGCAAGGTTGAGTTGTTTAAGGAGCAAAGCAATTTCCTTAGGTTTCCTTTAAATGAGGAATTGCGCTCAGAAGCTCCAAATATAAATGAAGCTGCCACTCAGCTAATCAAGTTTCATGGGAGTTATCAACAGACAAATAGAGATGAACGTGGTGCAAAGTCTTACCAGTTTATGCTCCGTACTAAGAATCCTTGTGGGAAAGTCCCTAACAAGCTCTACTTGGTTATGGATGACCTGGCTGATGAGTTTGGAATTGGTACTCTCCGTTTGACCACTAGGCAGACATTTCAATTGCATGGGATCCTGAAGAAAAACCTACAAACTGTGATGAGTACTATTATTAAGAACATGGGATCAACACTTGGTGCATGTGGCGATCTTAATAGGAATGTATTAGCCCCTGCAGCACCATTTGTGAAAAAAGAGTATGTTTTCGCACAGGTGACTGCAGAAAACATTGCTGCTCTATTGACACCTCAATCTGGAGCATATTACGATTTGTGGGTAAATGGAGGGAAAATTTTGTCAGCAGAGCATCCAGAAGTAGTGAAAGCCCGCAATGATAATTCTCATGGAACCAACTTCACTGACTTACCTGAGCCCATTTATGGCAGCCAATTCTTGCCTCGAAAGTTTAAGATTGCTGTGACTGTACCAACAGACAACTCAGTGGATATCCTCACCAATGATATTGGTGTTGTACTAGTTTCTAGTGATGATGGAGAACCTCAAGGCTTTAACATCTAT GTGGGAGGAGGAATGGGAAGGACTCATCGAGTTGggacaacttttcctcgtttggGAGAACCACTAGGCTTTGTCGCCAAAGAAGATATTTTATATGCTATAAAAGCTATTGTTGTTACTCAAAGAGAAAATGGGAGGAGGGATGATAGGAAGTATAGTCGAATGAAATATTTGATTAGCACGTGGGGCATTGAGAAGTTCCGCAGTGTTGTTGAACACTATTATGGTAAGAAGTTTGAAAACTTCAGAGAATTACCTGAGTGGGAATTCAAGAGTTACCTTGGATGGCATGaacag GGTGATGGTGCAATGTTTTGTGGACTGCATATCGATAATGGGCGTATAGGCGGGAAAATGAAACAAACTTTAAGAGAAATAATTGAGAAGTATAAACTGAATGTCCGAATTACACCAAACCAGAATTTGATCTTGTGTGATATTAGACGTTCCTGGAGAAGACCTATCACCACAGCTCTTGCCCAAGCAGGTTTACTG TTGCCCAGATACGTTGATCCTCTTAATATAACTTCCATGGCTTGCCCTGCTCTACCACTATGTCCGCTTGCAATAACAGAAGCTGAGAGAGGGATTCCAGAAATTCTCAAACGGGTTCGAGCTGTTTTTGATAAG gTTGGCCTCAAATATAATGAGTCCGTAGTGATAAGAGTGACTGGATGCCCCAATGGCTGTGCCAGACCCTACATGGCTGAACTTGGACTTGTTGGGGACGGTCCCAACAGCTATCAG GTGTACCAACAAAACTGA
- the LOC122027213 gene encoding sulfite reductase [ferredoxin], chloroplastic-like isoform X1, with amino-acid sequence MAASTPAAGVESKIRIPGFQGLRSSVLVPLGREIGPFPIGRSSRSSSVIRAVSTVRPRIKPDNTEVKRSKVELFKEQSNFLRFPLNEELRSEAPNINEAATQLIKFHGSYQQTNRDERGAKSYQFMLRTKNPCGKVPNKLYLVMDDLADEFGIGTLRLTTRQTFQLHGILKKNLQTVMSTIIKNMGSTLGACGDLNRNVLAPAAPFVKKEYVFAQVTAENIAALLTPQSGAYYDLWVNGGKILSAEHPEVVKARNDNSHGTNFTDLPEPIYGSQFLPRKFKIAVTVPTDNSVDILTNDIGVVLVSSDDGEPQGFNIYVGGGMGRTHRVGTTFPRLGEPLGFVAKEDILYAIKAIVVTQRENGRRDDRKYSRMKYLISTWGIEKFRSVVEHYYGKKFENFRELPEWEFKSYLGWHEQGDGAMFCGLHIDNGRIGGKMKQTLREIIEKYKLNVRITPNQNLILCDIRRSWRRPITTALAQAGLLLPRYVDPLNITSMACPALPLCPLAITEAERGIPEILKRVRAVFDKVGLKYNESVVIRVTGCPNGCARPYMAELGLVGDGPNSYQIWLGGAPNQTTLAKSFMDKVKVHDLEKVFEPLFYYWKTKRLRGESFGNFSVRMGFEKLQKLVEKWEGPAEPASRFNLKLFADRQTFEAMAELAKQQNKSAHQLAMEVIRNYVAAQGNGSNGQ; translated from the exons ATGGCGGCCTCGACGCCGGCGGCGGGCGTGGAATCGAAAATCCGCATCCCGGGATTCCAGGGGCTCCGATCGTCCGTATTGGTTCCTCTCGGGAGAGAAATCGGTCCTTTTCCAATCGGACGCTCTTCGAGGTCTTCCTCCGTTATCAGAGCCGTCTCCACGGTGAGACCG CGTATAAAGCCGGATAATACTGAAGTAAAGAGGAGCAAGGTTGAGTTGTTTAAGGAGCAAAGCAATTTCCTTAGGTTTCCTTTAAATGAGGAATTGCGCTCAGAAGCTCCAAATATAAATGAAGCTGCCACTCAGCTAATCAAGTTTCATGGGAGTTATCAACAGACAAATAGAGATGAACGTGGTGCAAAGTCTTACCAGTTTATGCTCCGTACTAAGAATCCTTGTGGGAAAGTCCCTAACAAGCTCTACTTGGTTATGGATGACCTGGCTGATGAGTTTGGAATTGGTACTCTCCGTTTGACCACTAGGCAGACATTTCAATTGCATGGGATCCTGAAGAAAAACCTACAAACTGTGATGAGTACTATTATTAAGAACATGGGATCAACACTTGGTGCATGTGGCGATCTTAATAGGAATGTATTAGCCCCTGCAGCACCATTTGTGAAAAAAGAGTATGTTTTCGCACAGGTGACTGCAGAAAACATTGCTGCTCTATTGACACCTCAATCTGGAGCATATTACGATTTGTGGGTAAATGGAGGGAAAATTTTGTCAGCAGAGCATCCAGAAGTAGTGAAAGCCCGCAATGATAATTCTCATGGAACCAACTTCACTGACTTACCTGAGCCCATTTATGGCAGCCAATTCTTGCCTCGAAAGTTTAAGATTGCTGTGACTGTACCAACAGACAACTCAGTGGATATCCTCACCAATGATATTGGTGTTGTACTAGTTTCTAGTGATGATGGAGAACCTCAAGGCTTTAACATCTAT GTGGGAGGAGGAATGGGAAGGACTCATCGAGTTGggacaacttttcctcgtttggGAGAACCACTAGGCTTTGTCGCCAAAGAAGATATTTTATATGCTATAAAAGCTATTGTTGTTACTCAAAGAGAAAATGGGAGGAGGGATGATAGGAAGTATAGTCGAATGAAATATTTGATTAGCACGTGGGGCATTGAGAAGTTCCGCAGTGTTGTTGAACACTATTATGGTAAGAAGTTTGAAAACTTCAGAGAATTACCTGAGTGGGAATTCAAGAGTTACCTTGGATGGCATGaacag GGTGATGGTGCAATGTTTTGTGGACTGCATATCGATAATGGGCGTATAGGCGGGAAAATGAAACAAACTTTAAGAGAAATAATTGAGAAGTATAAACTGAATGTCCGAATTACACCAAACCAGAATTTGATCTTGTGTGATATTAGACGTTCCTGGAGAAGACCTATCACCACAGCTCTTGCCCAAGCAGGTTTACTG TTGCCCAGATACGTTGATCCTCTTAATATAACTTCCATGGCTTGCCCTGCTCTACCACTATGTCCGCTTGCAATAACAGAAGCTGAGAGAGGGATTCCAGAAATTCTCAAACGGGTTCGAGCTGTTTTTGATAAG gTTGGCCTCAAATATAATGAGTCCGTAGTGATAAGAGTGACTGGATGCCCCAATGGCTGTGCCAGACCCTACATGGCTGAACTTGGACTTGTTGGGGACGGTCCCAACAGCTATCAG ATCTGGCTAGGGGGAGCACCTAACCAGACTACACTGGCAAAGAGCTTTATGGATAAGGTGAAGGTCCATGACTTAGAGAAGGTATTCGAACCCCTGTTTTACTACTGGAAAACAAAACGGCTCCGTGGTGAATCATTTGGCAACTTTTCAGTTAGGATG GGCTTTGAGAAATTACAGAAGCTGGTAGAGAAGTGGGAAGGCCCTGCGGAGCCAGCATCAAGATTCAACCTAAAACTCTTCGCAGACCGGCAGACATTTGAGGCCATGGCAGAACTTGCAAAGCAGCAGAACAAATCGGCTCACCAGCTCGCCATGGAGGTGATTCGCAACTATGTTGCTGCCCAGGGCAATGGATCAAATGGACAATAA
- the LOC122027213 gene encoding sulfite reductase [ferredoxin], chloroplastic-like isoform X2: MAASTPAAGVESKIRIPGFQGLRSSVLVPLGREIGPFPIGRSSRSSSVIRAVSTRIKPDNTEVKRSKVELFKEQSNFLRFPLNEELRSEAPNINEAATQLIKFHGSYQQTNRDERGAKSYQFMLRTKNPCGKVPNKLYLVMDDLADEFGIGTLRLTTRQTFQLHGILKKNLQTVMSTIIKNMGSTLGACGDLNRNVLAPAAPFVKKEYVFAQVTAENIAALLTPQSGAYYDLWVNGGKILSAEHPEVVKARNDNSHGTNFTDLPEPIYGSQFLPRKFKIAVTVPTDNSVDILTNDIGVVLVSSDDGEPQGFNIYVGGGMGRTHRVGTTFPRLGEPLGFVAKEDILYAIKAIVVTQRENGRRDDRKYSRMKYLISTWGIEKFRSVVEHYYGKKFENFRELPEWEFKSYLGWHEQGDGAMFCGLHIDNGRIGGKMKQTLREIIEKYKLNVRITPNQNLILCDIRRSWRRPITTALAQAGLLLPRYVDPLNITSMACPALPLCPLAITEAERGIPEILKRVRAVFDKVGLKYNESVVIRVTGCPNGCARPYMAELGLVGDGPNSYQIWLGGAPNQTTLAKSFMDKVKVHDLEKVFEPLFYYWKTKRLRGESFGNFSVRMGFEKLQKLVEKWEGPAEPASRFNLKLFADRQTFEAMAELAKQQNKSAHQLAMEVIRNYVAAQGNGSNGQ; encoded by the exons ATGGCGGCCTCGACGCCGGCGGCGGGCGTGGAATCGAAAATCCGCATCCCGGGATTCCAGGGGCTCCGATCGTCCGTATTGGTTCCTCTCGGGAGAGAAATCGGTCCTTTTCCAATCGGACGCTCTTCGAGGTCTTCCTCCGTTATCAGAGCCGTCTCCACG CGTATAAAGCCGGATAATACTGAAGTAAAGAGGAGCAAGGTTGAGTTGTTTAAGGAGCAAAGCAATTTCCTTAGGTTTCCTTTAAATGAGGAATTGCGCTCAGAAGCTCCAAATATAAATGAAGCTGCCACTCAGCTAATCAAGTTTCATGGGAGTTATCAACAGACAAATAGAGATGAACGTGGTGCAAAGTCTTACCAGTTTATGCTCCGTACTAAGAATCCTTGTGGGAAAGTCCCTAACAAGCTCTACTTGGTTATGGATGACCTGGCTGATGAGTTTGGAATTGGTACTCTCCGTTTGACCACTAGGCAGACATTTCAATTGCATGGGATCCTGAAGAAAAACCTACAAACTGTGATGAGTACTATTATTAAGAACATGGGATCAACACTTGGTGCATGTGGCGATCTTAATAGGAATGTATTAGCCCCTGCAGCACCATTTGTGAAAAAAGAGTATGTTTTCGCACAGGTGACTGCAGAAAACATTGCTGCTCTATTGACACCTCAATCTGGAGCATATTACGATTTGTGGGTAAATGGAGGGAAAATTTTGTCAGCAGAGCATCCAGAAGTAGTGAAAGCCCGCAATGATAATTCTCATGGAACCAACTTCACTGACTTACCTGAGCCCATTTATGGCAGCCAATTCTTGCCTCGAAAGTTTAAGATTGCTGTGACTGTACCAACAGACAACTCAGTGGATATCCTCACCAATGATATTGGTGTTGTACTAGTTTCTAGTGATGATGGAGAACCTCAAGGCTTTAACATCTAT GTGGGAGGAGGAATGGGAAGGACTCATCGAGTTGggacaacttttcctcgtttggGAGAACCACTAGGCTTTGTCGCCAAAGAAGATATTTTATATGCTATAAAAGCTATTGTTGTTACTCAAAGAGAAAATGGGAGGAGGGATGATAGGAAGTATAGTCGAATGAAATATTTGATTAGCACGTGGGGCATTGAGAAGTTCCGCAGTGTTGTTGAACACTATTATGGTAAGAAGTTTGAAAACTTCAGAGAATTACCTGAGTGGGAATTCAAGAGTTACCTTGGATGGCATGaacag GGTGATGGTGCAATGTTTTGTGGACTGCATATCGATAATGGGCGTATAGGCGGGAAAATGAAACAAACTTTAAGAGAAATAATTGAGAAGTATAAACTGAATGTCCGAATTACACCAAACCAGAATTTGATCTTGTGTGATATTAGACGTTCCTGGAGAAGACCTATCACCACAGCTCTTGCCCAAGCAGGTTTACTG TTGCCCAGATACGTTGATCCTCTTAATATAACTTCCATGGCTTGCCCTGCTCTACCACTATGTCCGCTTGCAATAACAGAAGCTGAGAGAGGGATTCCAGAAATTCTCAAACGGGTTCGAGCTGTTTTTGATAAG gTTGGCCTCAAATATAATGAGTCCGTAGTGATAAGAGTGACTGGATGCCCCAATGGCTGTGCCAGACCCTACATGGCTGAACTTGGACTTGTTGGGGACGGTCCCAACAGCTATCAG ATCTGGCTAGGGGGAGCACCTAACCAGACTACACTGGCAAAGAGCTTTATGGATAAGGTGAAGGTCCATGACTTAGAGAAGGTATTCGAACCCCTGTTTTACTACTGGAAAACAAAACGGCTCCGTGGTGAATCATTTGGCAACTTTTCAGTTAGGATG GGCTTTGAGAAATTACAGAAGCTGGTAGAGAAGTGGGAAGGCCCTGCGGAGCCAGCATCAAGATTCAACCTAAAACTCTTCGCAGACCGGCAGACATTTGAGGCCATGGCAGAACTTGCAAAGCAGCAGAACAAATCGGCTCACCAGCTCGCCATGGAGGTGATTCGCAACTATGTTGCTGCCCAGGGCAATGGATCAAATGGACAATAA